One Hordeum vulgare subsp. vulgare chromosome 4H, MorexV3_pseudomolecules_assembly, whole genome shotgun sequence DNA window includes the following coding sequences:
- the LOC123446637 gene encoding organelle RRM domain-containing protein 2, mitochondrial — translation MALSSSSTLLRRLLGSTSLSSSRSSVLRAAFCSSSSSSSAPSPTLPPPSTIFGDDTEVANVPPLTTPKLFVSGLSRLTTDEKLKSAFAPFGQLLEAKVITDRVSGRSKGFGFVRYVSLEEAETARQEMNAKFLDGWVIFVDPAKQREQKPAPQPDTVSSHTGFTINKTVGWCG, via the exons CCTCCTCGGCTCAACCTCCCTCTCATCCTCCCGATCCTCTGTACTTCGCGccgccttctgctcctcctcctcctcctcctcggcccccTCCCCCACCTTGCCACCCCCGTCGACCATCTTCGGCGACGACACCGAGGTCGCCAATGTGCCGCCGCTCACCACCCCCAAGCTCTTCGTCAGCG GCCTTTCAAGGCTAACTACGGATGAGAAACTCAAGAGCGCGTTTGCTCCCTTCGGACAGCTTCTTGAAG CGAAAGTCATAACAGATAGAGTTTCTGGGAGATCAAAGGGCTTTGGTTTTGTAAGGTATGTGAGTTTAGAAGAAGCCGAGACTGCACGGCAGGAGATGAATGCCAAGTTTCTTGATGGATGGGTCATTTTTGTCGACCCTGCAAAACAAAGGGAACAGAAGCCTGCCCCTCAGCCGGATACTGTTTCCTCGCACACTGGCTTCACGATAAATAAAACTGTAGGATGGTGTGGTTAG
- the LOC123448997 gene encoding uncharacterized protein LOC123448997 has translation MQPEQRGGASAVGAAVKVNGVVDLLPFLRGVPVTYRFIKHNATLEGFVAERGYACACDSSCGYRRDGKALSAVEFEKHAGAKSKNQNGHIFLPNGTSLYGLFHALREVVDESFAAAFFEAAGVPMTVPAAAATWPPLAQGQPPNRETELLQASDVTMEQPAWAVQMQGDLNFEITSEEANAGLSLLDLRGNSPATEGEPMQVEGIEWPSMEHSLSLIDAAEQIENAARGDHEMPDVLQVRITAGDQPRDIGLFTATHLKVMETKYQPVRTSETKYKPESLLKDVRGLLSTGLLEGFRVTYKKNGVEMTGRIDGQRYSCGCMECDYSNIMNACEFEQHAGQSTNNQNDHIFLDSGISLYKLIQVLKYKRLDLLGDLIEEQTGLAPNLIEYGKWKASFQVENNGFVDAPSHTCSTQSLQESSAGVTSHGTLATTSVNSLKKSASNHISNLSWNAFRRPRWQYKRASTQTSAPTLSKSPEKGTSGLSTCTSMKSVTVEIPSENIADPLSSEDIKPNFAADAAVISTSSECDPVDLAFALSSPVSIVQEPPLSHHMDSKTKEPRRTKVRDNSLHPLVFKEGGLPDLTLLTYKLKHGEVLKQGYKRGAGIVCDCCNQELTPSQFEDHAGMGKRRQPYRNIYTLEGLTLHELALKLQNSLNSNGVSSVDFSDIDDPHNIATSGCRKEPSSTSRPPIVPLKRTLQGRVVDTESCHLCGNTCTTIGQIREDMLIFCNQCERPCHVKCYNSGLQENNEPLNVLREYMQCHFFCCKKCQLLRASLHQELNKREKIRHRRSNVCWHLLSGMNPRRDVQQYIDQVTGIFKVAFPDTAAQETDIIRDMVTAADVGGKNDFRGIYCAVLTTSSKLVVSAAILKVGTEEVAELVLVATHNECRKKGYFRLLLRQIESHLTALNVQLLTAPVDPEMVPIWSKKLGFTILSDQEKSSLLEAHPLVMFEGLTLMQKSLAMKPDLEVLSNEVTMGEPSAQTL, from the exons ATGCAGCCGGAGCAGCGCGGCGGCGCAAGCGCAGTCGGCGCGGCCGTTAAAGTTAACGGCGTCGTAGACCTCCTCCCGTTCCTGCGCGGCGTCCCCGTCACGTACCGCTTCATCAAGCACAAC GCTACTCTCGAGGGATTCGTCGCCGAACGCGGCTACGCCTGCGCCTGCGACTCGTCCTGCGGCTACCGCCGCGACGGCAAG GCCTTGTCGGCGGTGGAGTTCGAGAAGCACGCGGGGGCGAAATCCAAGAACCAGAACGGCCACATCTTCCTCCCCAACGGCACCTCGCTCTACGGCCTCTTCCACGCGCTCAGGGAGGTGGTGGACGAGAGCTTCGCAGCGGCTTTCTTTGAGGCTGCCGGGGTGCCAATGACggtgcccgccgccgccgccacctggcCGCCCCTTGCGCAGGGTCAGCCGCCGAACAGGGAGACGGAATTGCTTCAGGCTAGCGACGTGACGATGGAGCAGCCTGCTTGGGCTGTGCAGATGCAGGGGGATTTGAACTTCGAGATTACGAGCGAGGAGGCGAATGCCGGCTTGTCTCTTCTTGACTTGAG GGGAAATAGTCCAGCCACCGAAGGGGAACCTATGCAGGTGGAGGGCATTGAGTGGCCTTCTATGGAACACAGCTTGAGTTTGATAGACGCCGCAGAACAGATTGAGAACGCAGCCCGTGGTGACCATGAGATGCCTGATGTGCTCCAGGTAAGGATTACAGCTGGTGATCAACCTAGGGATATTGGCTTGTTCACAGCCACCCATCTGAAAGTGATGGAAACGAAGTATCAGCCAGTGCGAACATCAGAAACCAAGTACAAGCCAGAGAGTTTACTTAAGGATGTTAGAGGATTGCTGTCCACTGGGCTTCTTGAAGGTTTCAGGGTGACCTACAAGAAGAATGGG GTGGAGATGACTGGGCGTATAGATGGACAGAGATATTCCTGTGGGTGTATGGAATGTGATTACAGTAAT ATAATGAATGCATGTGAGTTTGAGCAACATGCTGGCCAGTCAACAAACAACCAAAATGATCATATATTTTTGGACAGTGGAATTTCACTGTATAAGTTGATACAAGTACTTAAATATAAAAGACTAGACTTGCTTGGGGACCTGATCGAAGAACAGACTGGTCTCGCTCCAAATCTGATTGAATATGGGAAGTGGAAAG CTTCTTTTCAAGTGGAAAATAATGGTTTTGTTGATGCGCCTTCACATACTTGTTCAACTCAAAG TTTGCAGGAGTCgtctgcaggagtgacaagccatGGAACCTTAGCCACTACTTCGGTAAATTCTTTGAAAAAATCTGCTAGCAATCACATCTCAAACCTGAGCTGGAATGCATTCAGGAGGCCACGGTGGCAATATAAACGAGCAAGTACTCAAACTTCAGCTCCAACCTTGAGTAAAAGCCCTGAGAAAGGAACTTCGGGTCTATCTACATGCACTTCAATGAAAAGTGTCACTGTAGAAATTCCTAGTGAGAACATTGCAGATCCGCTTAGTTCTGAGGATATAAAGCCTAATTTTGCAGCAGATGCTGCAGTAATATCAACCTCATCAGAGTGTGATCCTGTAGATCTGGCATTTGCTTTGTCAAGCCCAGTTTCAATTGTTCAAGAGCCACCCCTGAGTCACCACATGGACTCAAAGACAAAAGAACCGCGGCGAACAAAAGTGAG GGATAACTCCTTGCACCCGCTGGTTTTCAAGGAAGGCGGCCTTCCAGACCTTACTTTGTTAACTTACAAGTTGAAGCACGGAGAG GTTCTAAAGCAAGGCTATAAACGGGGGGCAGGTATAGTCTGTGATTGCTGCAATCAAGAG CTTACTCCCTCACAGTTCGAAGACCATGCTGGAATGGGGAAAAGACGACAACC GTATCGTAATATTTATACCTTAGAAGGATTAACACTTCATGAGCTGGCACTAAAACTGCAAAACAGTTTAAATTCAAATGGAGTCAGCAGCGTTGATTTCTCTGACATTGATGACCCTCATAACATTGCTACTTCAG GTTGTAGGAAAGAACCTTCTTCCACCAGTAGACCTCCCATTGTTCCATTGAAACGAACATTACAAGGAAGAGTTGTTGATACTGAGAGCTGCCATTTATGTGG CAATACCTGTACGACGATTGGGCAAATCCGTGAAGACATGCTTATCTTCTGTAACCAG TGTGAGAGACCATGCCATGTGAAATGCTACAATAGTGGACTTCAAGAAAACAAT GAACCTCTGAATGTTTTGAGAGAATATATGCAGTGTCACTTCTTCTGCTGTAAAAAATGTCAGTTACTTCGCGCTTCTTTGCACCAAGAACTGAATAAGAGGGAAAAGATCAGACATAGAAGATCCAATGTTTGTTGGCACCTTTTAAGTGGAATGAATCCGAGGCGCGATGTGCAGCAGTACATAGATCAGGTTACTGGAATCTTCAAA GTTGCGTTTCCAGACACGGCTGCACAGGAGACTGATATCATCCGAGATATGGTTACTGC CGCGGATGTAGGAGGAAAAAACGATTTTAGAGGAATTTATTGTGCAGTATTAACTACAAGCAG TAAACTTGTTGTGTCAGCTGCGATTCTGAAAGTGGGCACAGAAGAAGTTGCAGAACTTGTCCTTGTCGCTACAcataatgagtgcagaaaaaag GGCTACTTCAGACTTCTCTTGAGACAAATCGAATCACATCTGACAGCCCTGAATGTTCAGCTTCTTACGGCGCCCGTTGATCCTGAAATGGTACCAATCTGGTCCAAGAAGCTTGGCTTCACCATTTTGTCAGATCAAGAG AAGTCGTCACTGCTAGAGGCACACCCCTTGGTGATGTTTGAGGGCCTAACATTGATGCAGAAATCGTTAGCTATGAAGCCTGATCTCGAGGTTTTGAGTAACGAAGTTACAATGGGAGAACCGAGTGCACAGACTTTGTAG